From a region of the Mercurialis annua linkage group LG1-X, ddMerAnnu1.2, whole genome shotgun sequence genome:
- the LOC126665276 gene encoding chlorophyll a-b binding protein CP29.2, chloroplastic, whose protein sequence is MAASTAAAASSFMGTRVPDIYSNSGRVQARFGFGRKKAAPKKSIKPTNDRPLWFPGAKAPEWLDGTLVGDYGFDPFGLGKPAEYLQYELDSLDQNLAKNLAGDVIGTRTEFDDVKSTPFQPYSEVFGLQRFRECELIHGRWAMLATLGALTVEWLTGVTWQDAGKVELVDGSSYLGQPLPFSITTLIWIEVLVIGYIEFQRNAELEPEKRLYPGGKFFDPLGLAEDPEKKAVLQLAEIKHARLAMVGFLGFAVQAAVTGKGPLNNWATHLSDPLHTTIIDNLSS, encoded by the exons ATGGCCGCCTCCACAGCTGCTGCTGCTTCATCCTTCATGGGAACACGTGTCCCTGATATCTACTCTAACTCAGGCCGGGTCCAAGCTAGATTTGGCTTCGGACGCAAGAAAGCAGCGCCAAAGAAGTCGATCAAACCTACCAATGACAGGCCGTTGTGGTTTCCTGGAGCTAAGGCGCCGGAATGGCTCGACGGAACCTTGGTGGGGGATTACGGGTTTGACCCTTTTGGGTTGGGGAAACCAGCGGAGTACTTGCAGTATGAGTTGGACTCGTTGGACCAGAACTTGGCGAAGAATTTAGCTGGTGATGTTATTGGGACTAGGACGGAGTTTGATGATGTTAAGTCGACGCCGTTTCAGCCGTACAGTGAGGTGTTTGGACTTCAGAGGTTTCGGGAATGTGAGCTTATTCATGGACGGTGGGCTATGTTGGCTACTCTCGGTGCTCTTACTGTTGAGTGGCTCACCGGAGTCACCTGGCAAGATGCTGGAAAG GTGGAGCTAGTAGATGGATCATCGTACCTCGGACAGCCACTGCCATTCTCAATTACAACCCTAATCTGGATAGAGGTATTGGTGATCGGGTACATTGAGTTTCAAAGAAACGCCGAGTTAGAGCCAGAGAAGAGGTTGTACCCGGGAGGAAAGTTTTTTGACCCATTAGGGTTAGCAGAAGACCCCGAGAAGAAGGCCGTACTTCAACTGGCTGAGATTAAGCACGCTCGGCTAGCCATGGTTGGGTTCCTTGGGTTCGCGGTTCAAGCTGCGGTTACTGGAAAAGGACCACTCAACAACTGGGCTACTCACTTGAGTGACCCTCTTCACACCACCATTATTGACAATTTGAGCTCTTAA
- the LOC126665279 gene encoding high mobility group B protein 1 isoform X2: MNSIIFRVVGKRKAAGAVDHSSKLKAKKDKKAKKDPNKPKRAPSAFFVFLEDFRKTFKKENPHISSVAAVGKAGGAKWKSLSASEKAPYEEKAAKKKDEYNKLMNAYIRKQDSAANDNEESDRSKSEVNDEDDEATGEEAQEEEEEEEDDEDEDDY; the protein is encoded by the exons ATGAACTCTATCATTTTCAGAGTGGTTGGAAAGAGGAAAGCGGCTGGAGCTGTTGACCACAGTAGTAAACTAAAAGCTAAGAAGGACAAAAAGGCCAAGAAAGACCCTAACAAACCAAAGAGGGCTCCTAGTGCTTTCTTCGTCTTCCT TGAAGATTTCCGGAAGACTTTTAAGAAAGAAAATCCTCATATTTCATCTGTAGCAGCT GTTGGAAAAGCAGGAGGAGCGAAGTGGAAATCGTTGTCTGCTTCT GAAAAAGCTCCTTATGAAGAAAAAGCTGCCAAAAAGAAGGACGAGTACAATAAACTTATGAATGCTTATATCAGGAAGCAA GATAGCGCAGCTAATGATAATGAAGAGTCAGATAGGTCAAAATCTGAGGTGAATGATGAAGACGATGAAGCAACAGGAGAG GAAGCccaagaggaagaagaggaagaagaggatgACGAAGATGAAGACGACTACTAA
- the LOC126665029 gene encoding protein root UVB sensitive 5 isoform X1, whose product MCSSLHLSFPAASPAFESSSRNRKCRRLQRILCFPLQSSTVEDGENEANNNNCRNAILVERYGNGTSRRYVLDDDSQLKSFPEEKDDIKRESHMSDVTLSWLPYTVKDFILPAGFPGSVSDDYLQYMLLQFPTNITGWICHTLVTSSLLKAVGVGSFTGSTAAASAAAIRWVSKDGIGALGRLFIGGRFGSLFDGDPKQWRMYADFIGSAGSIFDLITQVYPTYFLPLASLGNLTKAVARGLKDPSSRVIQNHFAISGNMGEVAAKEEVWEVGAQWFGLALGILILDTPGIVKSFPTLGLTWMSMRLLHLWLRYLSLSVLKFDTINLKRARLLVKSHVLRSSVLGCVDCNREENILSLETFTKPRITFCVPLEEMIGSERSVAQVKILVKLYKKEKYFLVVNRRKKDFEVFVSFKVGATSMSVLRSVWQTYWLHENWGSSTNASDQLAQSLREMEVGFEDFMQQLKLAGWNTRQINLKVPREISIDEIDSF is encoded by the exons ATGTGTTCCTCTCTGCACCTCTCGTTTCCTGCAGCTTCGCCAGCTTTTGAATCATCGAGTAGAAACAGGAAATGTCGTCGTCTTCAAAGAATTTTGTGTTTTCCTCTTCAGTCTTCTACTGTTGAAGACGGAGAAAATGAGGCGAACAACAACAATTGCAG GAATGCGATTTTGGTGGAGAGATACGGCAATGGAACTTCCAGAAG GTATGTGTTAGATGATGATTCGCAGTTGAAGAGTTTTCCCGAGGAGAAGGATGATATAAAGAGAGAGTCACATATGTCAGACGTGACATTATCTTGGCTTCCATATACTGTCAAAGATTTTATTCTACCTGCAGGTTTCCCAG GATCTGTTTCAGATGACTACCTGCAATACATGTTATTGCAATTCCCAACCAACATAACTGGATGGATCTGTCATACGTTGGTCACATCAAGTCTCCTCAAG GCTGTTGGTGTTGGCTCTTTCACAGGCTCGACAGCAGCCGCTTCTGCTGCTGCCATCAG ATGGGTTTCAAAAGATGGCATTGGAGCTCTAGGGCGCTTATTCATTG GTGGTCGGTTCGGAAGTCTTTTCGATGGTGATCCAAAACAATGGCGAATGTATGCAGACTTCATTGGCAGTGCTGGAAG catctttgatttaatcacCCAAGTGTATCCTACCTATTTCTTACCATTGGCTTCTCTTGGAAATCTTACCAAG GCCGTAGCGAGAGGACTAAAAGACCCTTCATCCCGTGTAATTCAAAACCATTTTGCAATCTCTGGAAATATGGGAGAGGTAGCGGCAAAG GAGGAAGTTTGGGAAGTAGGTGCTCAGTGGTTTGGCCTTGCTTTGGGCATATTGATCCTA GACACACCCGGTATAGTAAAATCTTTTCCAACATTGGGACTGACATGGATGAGCATGCGGCTCCTTCACCTTTGGTTGCGTTATCTATCACTTTCGGTTCTAAAGTTTGACACA ATAAATCTCAAGCGTGCTCGTTTACTGGTGAAATCACATGTTTTGCGCTCATCTGTTTTGG GATGTGTGGATTGCAATAGAGaggaaaatattttatcattagAAACGTTTACGAAGCCACGGATCACTTTTTGCGTGCCGTTAGAGGAGATGATTGGTAGTGAGAGATCTGTTGCTCAG GTGAAGATACttgtaaaattatataaaaaggaGAAGTATTTTCTCGTGGTAAACCGACGTAAAAAAGACTTTGAGGTCTTTGTCTCATTCAAG GTTGGCGCTACGAGTATGTCAGTCTTACGAAGTGTATGGCAGACTTATTGGCTACATGAGAACTGGGGAAGCTCTACAAATGCATCGGATCAGCTTGCGCAAAGTTTACGGGAGATGGAAGTTGGCTTTGAAGATTTCATGCAGCAATTGAAGTTGGCTGGATGGAATACTCGTCAAATAAATCTGAAGGTTCCGAGGGAAATCTCCATTGATGAAATAGACAGTTTTTGA
- the LOC126665277 gene encoding E3 ubiquitin-protein ligase AIRP2 isoform X1, which translates to MRKSFKDSLKALEADIQFANTLASAYPREYDGACLQMRLSYSPAAQFLLFLVQWTDCHLAGALGLLRILIYKAYEDGKTTMSVHERKASLREFYGVIFPSLLQLQIGINDIDERKQREICSKYKKKDEMDRGKLSEIDLEREEECGICLELNSKVVLPKCNHSMCLKCYRNWRTRSQSCPFCRDSLKRVNSADLWIYTSKNDIIALSSITRENLKRLFMYIDKLPLIVPDPTLFAAYDAHYR; encoded by the exons ATGAGGAAATCATTTAAAGATTCGCTTAAAGCTCTAGAAGCTGATATACAGTTTGCCAATACTCT GGCTTCTGCATATCCTAGAGAATATGATGGTGCTTGTCTTCAGATGAGATTATCTTACAGTCCAGCAGCTCAATTTTTGCTGTTTTTGGTTCAGTGGACTGATTGCCACCTTGCCGGTGCTTTGGGATTGCTTAGAATACTAATATACAag GCTTATGAGGATGGAAAAACAACCATGTCTGTTCATGAAAGAAAAGCTAGTTTAAGGGAGTTCTATG GGGTGATATTTCCCTCTTTATTGCAACTTCAAATCGGAATCAATGATATCGATGAGAGGAAACAGAGAGAGATTTGTTCGAAGTACAAGAAGAAAGATGAGATGGACCGAGGAAAGCTCTCTGAAATTGATTTAGAGAGAGAAGAAGAATGTGGAATTTGCTTAGAGTTAAACAGCAAGGTTGTGTTGCCCAAATGCAATCATTCTATGTGTTTGAAGTGCTATCGGAACTG GCGTACGCGATCCCAGTCGTGTCCTTTTTGTAGGGACAGTCTTAAGCGAGTGAACTCAGCTGACCTTTGGATCTACACGAGCAAGAATGATATCATAGCTTTGTCGTCGATCACTCGGGAAAATTTGAAGAGATTGTTCATGTACATAGATAAATTGCCCCTCATTGTTCCCGATCCGACGTTGTTTGCTGCATATGATGCTCATTACCGATGA
- the LOC126665277 gene encoding E3 ubiquitin-protein ligase AIRP2 isoform X2, with protein sequence MRLSYSPAAQFLLFLVQWTDCHLAGALGLLRILIYKAYEDGKTTMSVHERKASLREFYGVIFPSLLQLQIGINDIDERKQREICSKYKKKDEMDRGKLSEIDLEREEECGICLELNSKVVLPKCNHSMCLKCYRNWRTRSQSCPFCRDSLKRVNSADLWIYTSKNDIIALSSITRENLKRLFMYIDKLPLIVPDPTLFAAYDAHYR encoded by the exons ATGAGATTATCTTACAGTCCAGCAGCTCAATTTTTGCTGTTTTTGGTTCAGTGGACTGATTGCCACCTTGCCGGTGCTTTGGGATTGCTTAGAATACTAATATACAag GCTTATGAGGATGGAAAAACAACCATGTCTGTTCATGAAAGAAAAGCTAGTTTAAGGGAGTTCTATG GGGTGATATTTCCCTCTTTATTGCAACTTCAAATCGGAATCAATGATATCGATGAGAGGAAACAGAGAGAGATTTGTTCGAAGTACAAGAAGAAAGATGAGATGGACCGAGGAAAGCTCTCTGAAATTGATTTAGAGAGAGAAGAAGAATGTGGAATTTGCTTAGAGTTAAACAGCAAGGTTGTGTTGCCCAAATGCAATCATTCTATGTGTTTGAAGTGCTATCGGAACTG GCGTACGCGATCCCAGTCGTGTCCTTTTTGTAGGGACAGTCTTAAGCGAGTGAACTCAGCTGACCTTTGGATCTACACGAGCAAGAATGATATCATAGCTTTGTCGTCGATCACTCGGGAAAATTTGAAGAGATTGTTCATGTACATAGATAAATTGCCCCTCATTGTTCCCGATCCGACGTTGTTTGCTGCATATGATGCTCATTACCGATGA
- the LOC126665280 gene encoding uncharacterized protein LOC126665280, producing MLSGLDYFWLLLSVFRSSFESDAALVVNKLLRGDEGGAIDNVQLIIEDCLPIAMVEMLASSTFIERALKWLALLLSGASFLAKIVFLMVTFCIRFVNLLIVVRNQ from the exons ATGTTGTCAG GTTTGGACTACTTCTGGCTGCTCCTCTCCGTTTTTCGAAGCTCATTTGAGTCGGACGCTGCCCTTGTAGTGAATAAGCTGTTGAGAGGTGATGAAGGCGGTGCAATTGATAACGTCCAACTTATCATTGAAGATTGTCTGCCAATTGCAATGGTCGAGATGTTAGCTTCAAGCACATTTATAGAGCGGGCACTCAAGTGGCTCGCTCTCTTGCTAAGTGGGGCGTCTTTTTTGGCAAAGATTGTATTTTTGATGGTAACATTCTGTATCCGGTTTGTGAACTTGTTAATCGTGGTTCGTAATCAATAA
- the LOC126665279 gene encoding high mobility group B protein 1 isoform X1 — MKTAKGKGAADDRVVGKRKAAGAVDHSSKLKAKKDKKAKKDPNKPKRAPSAFFVFLEDFRKTFKKENPHISSVAAVGKAGGAKWKSLSASEKAPYEEKAAKKKDEYNKLMNAYIRKQDSAANDNEESDRSKSEVNDEDDEATGEEAQEEEEEEEDDEDEDDY; from the exons ATGAAGACCGCCAAGGGCAAAGGTGCAGCCGATGATAG AGTGGTTGGAAAGAGGAAAGCGGCTGGAGCTGTTGACCACAGTAGTAAACTAAAAGCTAAGAAGGACAAAAAGGCCAAGAAAGACCCTAACAAACCAAAGAGGGCTCCTAGTGCTTTCTTCGTCTTCCT TGAAGATTTCCGGAAGACTTTTAAGAAAGAAAATCCTCATATTTCATCTGTAGCAGCT GTTGGAAAAGCAGGAGGAGCGAAGTGGAAATCGTTGTCTGCTTCT GAAAAAGCTCCTTATGAAGAAAAAGCTGCCAAAAAGAAGGACGAGTACAATAAACTTATGAATGCTTATATCAGGAAGCAA GATAGCGCAGCTAATGATAATGAAGAGTCAGATAGGTCAAAATCTGAGGTGAATGATGAAGACGATGAAGCAACAGGAGAG GAAGCccaagaggaagaagaggaagaagaggatgACGAAGATGAAGACGACTACTAA
- the LOC126665029 gene encoding protein root UVB sensitive 5 isoform X2: MCSSLHLSFPAASPAFESSSRNRKCRRLQRILCFPLQSSTVEDGENEANNNNCRNAILVERYGNGTSRRYVLDDDSQLKSFPEEKDDIKRESHMSDVTLSWLPYTVKDFILPAGFPDDYLQYMLLQFPTNITGWICHTLVTSSLLKAVGVGSFTGSTAAASAAAIRWVSKDGIGALGRLFIGGRFGSLFDGDPKQWRMYADFIGSAGSIFDLITQVYPTYFLPLASLGNLTKAVARGLKDPSSRVIQNHFAISGNMGEVAAKEEVWEVGAQWFGLALGILILDTPGIVKSFPTLGLTWMSMRLLHLWLRYLSLSVLKFDTINLKRARLLVKSHVLRSSVLGCVDCNREENILSLETFTKPRITFCVPLEEMIGSERSVAQVKILVKLYKKEKYFLVVNRRKKDFEVFVSFKVGATSMSVLRSVWQTYWLHENWGSSTNASDQLAQSLREMEVGFEDFMQQLKLAGWNTRQINLKVPREISIDEIDSF; encoded by the exons ATGTGTTCCTCTCTGCACCTCTCGTTTCCTGCAGCTTCGCCAGCTTTTGAATCATCGAGTAGAAACAGGAAATGTCGTCGTCTTCAAAGAATTTTGTGTTTTCCTCTTCAGTCTTCTACTGTTGAAGACGGAGAAAATGAGGCGAACAACAACAATTGCAG GAATGCGATTTTGGTGGAGAGATACGGCAATGGAACTTCCAGAAG GTATGTGTTAGATGATGATTCGCAGTTGAAGAGTTTTCCCGAGGAGAAGGATGATATAAAGAGAGAGTCACATATGTCAGACGTGACATTATCTTGGCTTCCATATACTGTCAAAGATTTTATTCTACCTGCAGGTTTCCCAG ATGACTACCTGCAATACATGTTATTGCAATTCCCAACCAACATAACTGGATGGATCTGTCATACGTTGGTCACATCAAGTCTCCTCAAG GCTGTTGGTGTTGGCTCTTTCACAGGCTCGACAGCAGCCGCTTCTGCTGCTGCCATCAG ATGGGTTTCAAAAGATGGCATTGGAGCTCTAGGGCGCTTATTCATTG GTGGTCGGTTCGGAAGTCTTTTCGATGGTGATCCAAAACAATGGCGAATGTATGCAGACTTCATTGGCAGTGCTGGAAG catctttgatttaatcacCCAAGTGTATCCTACCTATTTCTTACCATTGGCTTCTCTTGGAAATCTTACCAAG GCCGTAGCGAGAGGACTAAAAGACCCTTCATCCCGTGTAATTCAAAACCATTTTGCAATCTCTGGAAATATGGGAGAGGTAGCGGCAAAG GAGGAAGTTTGGGAAGTAGGTGCTCAGTGGTTTGGCCTTGCTTTGGGCATATTGATCCTA GACACACCCGGTATAGTAAAATCTTTTCCAACATTGGGACTGACATGGATGAGCATGCGGCTCCTTCACCTTTGGTTGCGTTATCTATCACTTTCGGTTCTAAAGTTTGACACA ATAAATCTCAAGCGTGCTCGTTTACTGGTGAAATCACATGTTTTGCGCTCATCTGTTTTGG GATGTGTGGATTGCAATAGAGaggaaaatattttatcattagAAACGTTTACGAAGCCACGGATCACTTTTTGCGTGCCGTTAGAGGAGATGATTGGTAGTGAGAGATCTGTTGCTCAG GTGAAGATACttgtaaaattatataaaaaggaGAAGTATTTTCTCGTGGTAAACCGACGTAAAAAAGACTTTGAGGTCTTTGTCTCATTCAAG GTTGGCGCTACGAGTATGTCAGTCTTACGAAGTGTATGGCAGACTTATTGGCTACATGAGAACTGGGGAAGCTCTACAAATGCATCGGATCAGCTTGCGCAAAGTTTACGGGAGATGGAAGTTGGCTTTGAAGATTTCATGCAGCAATTGAAGTTGGCTGGATGGAATACTCGTCAAATAAATCTGAAGGTTCCGAGGGAAATCTCCATTGATGAAATAGACAGTTTTTGA